A stretch of Cicer arietinum cultivar CDC Frontier isolate Library 1 chromosome 5, Cicar.CDCFrontier_v2.0, whole genome shotgun sequence DNA encodes these proteins:
- the LOC105852119 gene encoding uncharacterized protein, translating to MARRTNRSVPQGINDMNEATQAMNAMAATMAQQAMVQAQRDAQRDHRDEAACAARALNEFRRQDLPKFKGEHDPDKADLWLQEIKKIFEILHCLDNAKVEYATYLMIGEAEYWWRGAKKMMETNHEELTWEAFKNKFLEKYFPKSARVEKEAQFLKLYQGNLTIAEYAGHNDQQNRGRQHQQHKPYPRPLGNARDQPDLKTGKVKGQKLQKPDHFANECPERKDDRAVNRNNINKNVVSPTVKGRVYHRNGEEAPSSSELIQGGCLIARKSLNHVRVILGMDWLSSHYVLLDCARKSIIFQHPGVSRFLDTNKLNFSLKGGVQKCVSLNSANMKLKVEVDGILVVKDFPEVFPLDVLGLPTIRDIDFSIDVTPGKRPISISPYRMSPSELSEMQNQLEDLLSK from the exons ATGGCTCGTCGCACAAATCGATCGGTTCCCCAAGGAATAAACGACATGAATGAAGCGACCCAAGCCATGAATGCAATGGCCGCAACAATGGCCCAACAAGCTATGGTCCAGGCTCAACGAGATGCACAGAGGGATCATAGGGATGAAGCAGCCTGTGCAGCAAGAGCATTGAATGAATTTCGTCGACAAGATCTGCCTAAATTCAAAGGGGAACATGACCCCGACAAGGCTGATCTTTGGTTGCAAGAAAtcaagaagatcttcgagatccTACACTGCCTTGACAATGCGAAAGTAGAGTATGCGACCTATTTGATGATTGGTGAAGCTGAATACTGGTGGCGAGGTGCGAAGAAAATGATGGAGACAAATCATGAAGAGTTGACCTGGGAGGCTTTCAAGAATAAGTTCCTAGAAAAATACTTTCCGAAAAGTGCTAGGGTTGAGAAGGAGGCCCAATTTCTGAAGTTGTATCAAGGGAATCTCACGATAGCGGAATATGCG GGGCATAACGACCAACAGAATAGGGGCAGGCAGCATCAACAACACAAACCATATCCCCGACCACTGGGGAATGCTAGAGATCAACCCGACCTCAAAACGGGGAAGGTCAAGGGCCAAAAACTCCAA AAACCAGaccattttgcaaatgaatgccCTGAACGGAAGGACGATAGAGCTGTCAACCGCAACAATATCAACAAAAATGTTGTAAGCCCTACTGTCAAGGGACGTGTCTACCATAGAAATGGAGAGGAAGCTCCATCTTCCTCTGAACTTATCCAAGGTGGGTGTTTAATTGCTAGAAAATCACTTAAC CATGTAAGAGTGATCCTTGGGATGGATTGGTTGTCAAGCCATTATGTTCTATTGGATTGCGCTCGTAAGTCTATAATATTCCAACACCCAGGTGTTTCTCGATTCCTCGATACCAATAAATTGAACTTTTCTTTGAAAGGGGGAGTTCAGAAATGTGTTTCCCTTAACTCAGCCAATATGAAGCTAAAGGTGGAGGTAGACGGGATACTTGtggtcaaagattttccagAGGTATTTCCGCTGGATGTACTAGGATTACCCACAATCCGTGATATTGATTTTTCAATTGATGTGACTCCGGGTAAAAGACCTATTTCGATTTCCCCTTATAGAATGTCTCCATCGGAATTGTCAGAGATGCAAAATCAGTTGGAAGACCTTTTATCTAAATAG